The following proteins are encoded in a genomic region of Liolophura sinensis isolate JHLJ2023 chromosome 7, CUHK_Ljap_v2, whole genome shotgun sequence:
- the LOC135471094 gene encoding uncharacterized protein LOC135471094: protein MILSDLFSAVYQLLWDSTIDLAFFIFVDIVVKTTLKDVTTEAERRTVWLYEVAVLTCLCVIIYLCDHFPFVLVTLTITTLIVTQFFNRVSLHQWWTALQTRWDEYQQHQESIHRDQRLSTQQHGYQCPPQQPNFMARMMQKLSTAFSVFIPQSESGKVASSRLNRNHAQLNSNSTDPGRENPQVTVRWRGKGLHQVTPEVYSKRAPGAGVSGRVAGTGSVGNLRGITINNTPLPTKAISSDNASSVSQSPTARKQLRHSIDHNLSLKSKVLSVFGINPYVKVPPGLKNEGQNLCFMNCVLQCLARTPHLLDRLSTEAYEEASCSVAESAFISALTELLRYCNTSPGTSDIAALDPVALQQAASYLPGSPVVPLGHRQIQQDAGEFLMWLLSTVHSVLNKNRRGKEVGNPKRISADRFDSATLAMLKFVYGDLNAKRIQELKYACRREIDLANGLQNESYAEPIQRLSDLEWLTYKQENISIVDDLFAGQLVDAVHCMTDNHISVHTQTFITLPVPIVAPRELSGLVYLEDCFTKFCNIEHLIGPEGLQCSMCDNGPRPVYPTTPVVHTPPPQLPNFRPYPTQRKSSLRDSAIGASDGDFSVLSPIPNMNRASSNDSGYQDVQVRTSTPMSQGTNGRMPQISPPRRIRLRDAQHRCLLRQLPECLVIQVMRFMMNMHVGDVRKIRAPVRIPLKNLDLTSFIFDTVTNREDMTAVQNYRYDLYALCAHLGGESTSYGHYIAYCRSEDGSWHKFDDEIVTEVNMDYELTTKEIRENSYLLFYRRQAGKPNSGR, encoded by the exons ATGATTTTGTCGGACCTTTTTTCAGCGGTTTACCAGTTGCTGTGGGACTCTACGATAGATTTAGCCTTCTTTATCTTTGTTGATATTGTtgtgaaaacaacattaaagGATGTCAC AACTGAAGCAGAGAGGAGGACTGTCTGGCTGTATGAAGTAGCTGTGCTCACATGTCTATGCGTGATCATCTAcctgtgtgaccatttcccattTGTACTTGTGACCCTCACCATAACAACATTGATTGTGACCCAGTTTTTTAATCGAGTTAGTCTGCATCAGTGGTGGACAGCCCTACAAACACGTTGGGATGAATACCAACAGCACCAAGAGAGTATTCACCGAGACCAGCGACTATCCACCCAACAACATGGCTATCAATGCCCTCCTCAACAGCCAAACTTCATGGCTAGAATGATGCAGAAACTGTCCACTGCATTTTCAGTGTTCATTCCTCAGAGTGAAAGTGGCAAGGTAGCATCATCCAGATTGAACAGAAACCATGCCCAGCTAAATTCTAACTCCACTGACCCAGGTCGAGAAAACCCTCAGGTTACTGTTCGTTGGAGAGGCAAAGGTCTTCACCAGGTGACACCAGAAGTTTACAGCAAGCGTGCACCAGGTGCAGGTGTTTCTGGTAGGGTAGCTGGGACTGGTAGTGTTGGGAATCTCCGAGGAATAACCATTAATAACACTCCCCTTCCGACAAAGGCCATATCCTCTGACAACGCATCCAGTGTCTCTCAGAGCCCCACAGCAAGGAAACAACTAAGACACTCTATTGACCACAACCTGTCACTAAAGTCTAAGGTGCTGTCTGTTTTTGGAATCAATCCGTACGTTAAAGTTCCCCCAGGGCTGAAGAATGAGGGGcagaatttgtgttttatgaatTGTGTCCTGCAGTGTTTGGCAAGAACTCCTCACTTGCTTGACCGTCTCTCAACAGAGGCTTACGAAGAAGCCAGCTGCAGTGTGGCTGAGTCAGCATTTATTAGTGCTTTAACAGAACTGCTTCGGTACTGTAATACTTCACCTGGCACAAGTGACATCGCAGCTCTTGATCCCGTGGCCCTCCAGCAAGCAGCATCATATTTGCCAGGATCACCAGTAGTTCCTCTGGGTCACCGCCAGATTCAACAAGATGCCGGGGAATTCCTTATGTGGCTGTTGTCAACAGTGCATTCAGTCCTCAATAAGAACCGAAGAGGGAAAGAAG TTGGAAATCCCAAGAGGATCAGCGCTGACAGATTTGACAGTGCCACACTGGCAATGCTGAAGTTTGTGTATGGTGACTTAAACGCTAAGCGGATTCAGGAATTGAAATATGCCTGCAGAAGAGAG ATTGATTTAGCCAATGGTTTGCAGAACGAGAGTTATGCTGAGCCAATTCAGCGCCTCTCTGATCTAGAATGGTTGACTTACAAGCAGGAAAACATATCAATAGTGGATGATTTGTTTGCTGGGCAGCTTGTTGATGCAGTCCATTGCATGACAGATAATCACATATCTGTTCACACACAGACCTTCATAACACTCCCAGTTCCTATTGTGGCCCCAAGGGAATTATCTGGACTAGTGTACCTGGAAGACTGTTTTACCAAGTTTTGTAACATTGAACACTTGATAGGACCAGAAGGCTTACAGTGCTCCATGTGTGACAATGGCCCACGGCCAGTGTATCCTACGACTCCTGTCGTGCACACACCTCCACCTCAGCTTCCCAACTTCAGGCCATACCCAACCCAGAGAAAAAGCAGTCTCAGGGACTCAGCCATAGGGGCTTCAGACGGAGACTTTTCAGTACTCTCTCCCATTCCAAACATGAATCGGGCATCAAGTAATGATAGTGGGTACCAGGATGTCCAAGTCCGCACATCCACCCCCATGTCTCAGGGTACCAATGGAAGGATGCCCCAGATTTCTCCACCACGAAGGATACGCCTACGAGATGCCCAGCACAGGTGTTTGCTGCGCCAACTTCCCGAGTGCCTTGTCATCCAGGTAATGCGTTTTATGATGAATATGCATGTGGGTGATGTCCGTAAAATCAGAGCACCTGTGCGCATCCCACTAAAGAATCTTGATCTCACTAGTTTCATATTTGACACAGTGACGAATCGTGAAGACATGACAGCCGTCCAGAATTACAGGTATGACCTGTATGCACTATGTGCACACCTGGGAGGTGAGAGTACGAGCTATGGACATTACATTGCCTACTGCAGGAGTGAGGACGGCTCTTGGCACAAGTTTGACGACGAAATTGTCACTGAGGTCAACATGGACTATGAACTCACGACAAAGGAGATACGAGAGAACAGCTACTTGCTTTTCTATAGGCGGCAAGCTGGCAAGCCAAATTCTGGCAGGTGA
- the LOC135469896 gene encoding kelch-like protein 12 translates to MEDGQIFTECHAKSILTTMNTLRKTDTLCDVTLKVAGQEFAAHRIVLAACSDYFCAMFTNEMSEKDKYMIELHGISGDVMEVLLDFVYTESVNVSVENVQELLPAACLLQLTGVKQACCAFLEKQLHPSNCLGIKLFAESHSCYSLKSAAEVFSYRNFEEVIDNEEFKTLSHDEVETLIKSDEIQIACEEPIYEAVLNWVKWDEEGRRDYLPCLLEHVRLPLLSVRYITDVVDNEQLMKRSHLCRDLLDEAKKFHLRPDLRNQMTGIRMKPRTGIDDVLIVLGGFGSHQNLIDGVEVYDPKAKEWTRLPNLSRRRRYVASEALNGRVYVIGGYDGQSRLSTVECLDLTSDEPVWMTVSSMQQRRGLAGVCVYKDSIYVCGGFDGFTRHTSMESYSPALDQWSMLSGMAVGREGAGLVVAGDMIYCIGGYDGINLLDSVEKYDPSCQLWSSVTPMCTQRSGAGIAVVNDMIYVCGGYDGANHLSSVESYNIHTGQWLSVSHMIIPRCYVGACVLRGKLMVVAGYDGNTLLNSVECYDPLTDTWELLERSLMVQRCDAGVAVVRKS, encoded by the exons ATGGAGGACGGTCAGATTTTTACAGAGTGTCATGCAAAGTCAATTTTGACAACCATGAATACTCTACGTAAAACTGACACCTTGTGCGACGTTACACTTAAGGTTGCAGGGCAGGAGTTTGCTGCCCACAGGATCGTGTTGGCTGCTTGTAGTGACTATTTCTGCGCAATGTTTACCAATGAG ATGTCAGAGAAGGACAAGTATATGATAGAACTGCATGGAATCTCAGGAGATGTCATGGAAGTCCTGTTAGACTTTGTGTACACAGAGTCTGTCAATGTCAGTGTGGAGAATGTGCAAGAACTGCTTCCAGCAGCATGTCTCCTCCAACTTACAG GAGTGAAACAGGCATGTTGTGCATTTTTGGAGAAGCAGCTTCACCCGTCCAACTGCTTGGGTATCAAACTGTTTGCTGAAAGCCATTCATGCTATTCCCTGAAGAGTGCAGCTGAGGTGTTTAGTTATCGCAATTTTGAAGAAGTGATAGACAATGAAGAGTTCAAAACCTTGTCACACGATGAAGTGGAGACCTTAATAAAAAGTGATGAAATACAG ATAGCTTGTGAAGAACCAATTTATGAAGCAGTTCTAAACTGGGTGAAGTGGGATGAGGAGGGGAGAagggattatctcccttgcttATTGGAGCATGTCAGACTGCCCTTGTTAAGTGTGAGATACATCACTGATGTTGTTGATAATGAG CAATTAATGAAAAGAAGTCATTTGTGTAGAGATCTGCTGGATGAAGCCAAAAAATTCCATCTTCGACCAGATCTGCGAAACCAGATGACTGGCATCCGCATGAAACCAAGGACAG GCATTGATGATGTCCTGATTGTTTTGGGAGGATTTGGTTCCCACCAAAACCTAATTGACGGGGTGGAAGTGTATGACCCAAAGGCCAAAGAGTGGACCAGGCTACCT AATTTATCAAGAAGACGCAGATATGTGGCTTCTGAAGCTCTTAATGGTAGGGTGTATGTGATTGGTGGATATGATGGCCAATCCAGATTGAGTACAGTGGAGTGTTTGGACCTGACTAGTGATGAACCAGTCTGGATGACAGTGTCCTCCATGCAGCAAAGAAGGGGACTAGCTGGCGTCTGTGTATATAAAG ACAGTATTTATGTTTGTGGTGGATTTGATGGCTTCACTCGACACACCAGCATGGAAAGCTACAGCCCTGCCCTCGACCAATGGAGCATGCTCAGTGGGATGGCTGTGGGGAGAGAAGGAGCAGGGCTTGTTGTTGCTGGCGACATGATTTATTGTATAGGTGGTTATGATGGTATCAACCTCCTTGATTCTGTGGAGAAATATGATCCCAGTTGTCAGCTCTGGTCCAGTGTTACCCCGATGTGTACCCAGCGGTCAG GTGCTGGGATTGCTGTGGTGAATGACATGATATATGTCTGTGGTGGGTATGATGGCGCTAACCACCTGTCGAGCGTGGAGTCGTACAACATACACACGGGCCAGTGGCTGTCTGTCAGTCACATGATCATCCCACGTTGTTATGTAGGTGCATGTGTCCTCCGTGGAAAACTCATGGTTGTGGCAGG ATATGATGGGAACACGTTGTTGAACTCGGTGGAGTGTTACGACCCTCTGACTGATACCTGGGAGCTCCTTGAACGCAGTTTGATGGTGCAGCGGTGTGATGCTGGTGTTGCAGTTGTAAGGAAGAGCTGA